The DNA window CACAAACAGAAGTGGAGAGAAAGTCTTAATGTTTCAGTGACTTTAACTTACTTATCTGTTCACTGAAGTATCTGAAAACAGTAGAGTTAAGGCAGTATTTGTGGTTGTACTCTGTTCTTCGCAAATCAGTTTTTTTTGTAGTTGGGTGATTGCTCCTTATACAGCAACAAGAGACCTTTGAAAGATTTTAGCAAGTAATCTGCAATTAATCCCAAACATCTAGTGGAAATAGGAGATTTTATGGATCAGATAAAAATAGTTATATGGTTTCATGTGTGTGCAAAACTTTTTACTTTGCGACCTAGTGGCACAAAAACTATTTTATGCAGAGTTTTGGCATGCTACTAAGGAAAGGAATATCTTATTACTACTAGAATTCAAGCATATAGTAGTAGAAGCCATCCCCCCCATCCAGATTATTTGAATTAACTTTAATAAATACATGTTAAAGACCACAAACCTAACTACCCACTCTGTCCAAGAACTGCTGGCTGTGGCACTGGTTCCCCCAAACCCTGGTTTTCCGCATGAGTTCCTGGGACCCTTGCTGATGGTCTTCTGAAAGCAATCTCTGCATGAGTGACATTGAAGGGGTGTGGTGCCTGCGGCAGAGATCGCGTTCCTTTGAAAGAAGCACCTCATGCATGCTCCACTCCCAGGGAATCAACCAGTGAAGGTCTTTGGGAGTTTCAAGGACTACTGTTGCTAATACTCCCAGCAGCCTGTATCTAAACGGACCCTGCACATTGCAAGGCAGAGGTTCATGTCGTAGGTGGCATACCTGGGTCTGCATTAGATTGGTACTGCATGGCAAAGTGTAATGACAAGAACAAGATTCTGCTATTTTTCTACTAAAGTTTTGGGGAACTGTCTGAATATTCTGAGTTCTAAATACACATGAATAGATTATTTGTGGCTCATAGTGGCTTGTATTAATGTATTAAACTTGCCTGATCTGGCAAGGatttttgtaaaaattattttggagtAAATATCTCTAGTGGTTCCTACAGAGCCACATTATTTGATTATTGTATTTATCCTGAATGTAATCACCTATGTTTTCCTTCTAAAAACCGAACATGTGAAATGCTGAATATTTTCCTGGATAATAAATTCAGAATAAGAATATTCATATATtagtgaagtttttttttaacttgagctTCTTTGTCAAGCAAGTAAGATAAATGGAAATGTTGATCAATGctgtattttagaattttaataaatcatttgGAATAATCTTGTAAAATGACCTGAAAGTGGAGTATATCAGCCTCTTCAGgtgaaaggaaatagaaacctgTGAGTCCTCTGCATGCATAGATTGCAATTCTAGGAGAGTTGGAATCATCTGAGTTTCAGGACTAAGGAATGAAGTGGTTACAAGGACAAGCTTTGCTCTgtcttggctctgccatttaAAGATCCTATGAAGTTGAGCAAACCACTGATCCTTTTTGAGCCTAAATATCCTTTTTCACCAGCAGATTAGTAATACTACCTACATCATAAAGTTCACGTGCAGATCAACTGTAAAAATGTCACCAAGTCTTTGGCAGAATCTCTAAGACACAGGCAGAGCCCTCACTAAATATCATTAAATTACTAAAACTatcacttttatttcttgttgTTATTAGTTGTTGATATTGTCAATATTATTAACCAAGAGGGTGTTAGAGAACTTTGCCTGCTTTATAACATCAAGGTATTGTTCTGAGGCTTTAGTAAGCATTTGCTAAACAGGTTCAAGTAATTTAGCCAAGCAAGGTTTCATTGTCACCATTGATCGAATTATCAAGCTGCTTTTGTGCATATCAAGAATTCTTTAGATGCTTAGTTTTTATTAACAAAATCCAatgcctttcttttttcactcctTCAGTTCAGCAACATCTTATATATAAAGATTGCTCTGAATACTACACAATAGGCAAAAGAAGCAGTGAGCTCTATAGAGTTACACCGGATCCCAGAAACAGTAGCTTCGAAGTTTTCTGCGACATGGAGACCATGGCGGGAGGCTGGACAGTGCTGCAAGCACGTGTTGATGGAAGCACCAACTTCACCAGAACATGGCAAGACTACAAAGTAGGCTTTGGAAACCTCAGAAGAGAATTTTGGCTGGGGAACGATAAAATCCATCTTCTGACTAAGAGTAAGGACATGATTCTAAGAATAGATCTTGAAGACTTTAATGGTGTCAAACTCTATGCCTTGTATGATCACTTTTATGTGGCCAACGAGTTTCTCAAATACCGTCTACACGTTGGTAACTATAATGGCACAGCTGGAGATGCCTTACGTTTCAGTAAACATTACAACCACGACCTGAAGTTTTTCACCACCCTGGATAGAGACAATGATCGATACCCCTCTGGGAACTGTGGGCTCTACTACAGTTCAGGCTGGTGGTTTGATGCCTGTCTTTCTGCAAACTTGAATGGCAAATATTATCACCAAAAATACAGAGGTGTCCGAAATGGGATTTTCTGGGGTACCTGGCCTGGCATAAGTGAGGCACAACCTGGTGGTTACAAGTCCTCCTTCAAAGAAGTCAAAATGATGATCAGACCCAAGCACTTTAAGCCATAAATCACTAATGCTAATTCTTCTGGGTATTCATTACCCAATAAGGCAATTAATTCCTTCAGCACTTTGGAATATGTTTCAAACTCCTTTTCCATGGCTTAAAATTTATCTCTGAGCAATGGGTTCTTATGCCACATAGCatttgaaataaaactgaaaaatatgccTTTTAAAGAAGTTCTCTGTCACTATTCTGCTGTTATCCAAATAAACACTTGCAAGCAATTGGTAATATTAAGAGTCCCACATTAGActtataattcttttaatttctcttatttaaaaagttttatattaCTTATATTACtcactctaattaaaaaataattgttttttttcagCAGGCTAGATTTTACACAAGTGACCTCTATTTTGACAGtgatttaaacacatttttttcaggCTATAATTACTTATTTGTCTCTAAATATCCTGTTCGGAGAAGGcaaggcatcccactccagtactcttgcctggaaaatcccatggacggaggagcctggtaggctgcagtccatggggtcgctaagagtcagacacgactgagtgacttcactttcacttttcactttcatgcattggagaaggaaatggcaacccactccagtgttcttgcctggagaatcccagggacagtggagcccaatgggctgccgtctatggggtcgcacagagtcagacacgactgaagcgacttagca is part of the Ovis aries strain OAR_USU_Benz2616 breed Rambouillet chromosome 4, ARS-UI_Ramb_v3.0, whole genome shotgun sequence genome and encodes:
- the FGL2 gene encoding fibroleukin, producing MKLANWCWLSSTVLATYGFLVVANNETEEIKDEAAQNACRVRLESRGRCEEEGECPYQVNLPPLTIQLPKQFSRIEEVFKEVQNLKEIVNSLKKTCQDCRLQADDNRDPGRNGLLLPGAGAPGETGDSRVRELESEVNKLSSDLKNAKEEIDVLQGRLEKLNLVNMNNIEHYVDSKVANLTFVVNSLDGKCSSKCPRQEQIQSLPVQQHLIYKDCSEYYTIGKRSSELYRVTPDPRNSSFEVFCDMETMAGGWTVLQARVDGSTNFTRTWQDYKVGFGNLRREFWLGNDKIHLLTKSKDMILRIDLEDFNGVKLYALYDHFYVANEFLKYRLHVGNYNGTAGDALRFSKHYNHDLKFFTTLDRDNDRYPSGNCGLYYSSGWWFDACLSANLNGKYYHQKYRGVRNGIFWGTWPGISEAQPGGYKSSFKEVKMMIRPKHFKP